In a genomic window of Chroicocephalus ridibundus chromosome 14, bChrRid1.1, whole genome shotgun sequence:
- the TOB1 gene encoding protein Tob1, with the protein MQLEIQVALNFIISYLYNKLPRRRVNIFGEELERLLKKKYEGHWYPEKPYKGSGFRCIHIGEKVDPVIEQASKESGLDIDDVRGNLPQDLSVWIDPFEVSYQIGEKGPVKVLYVDDNENGCELDKEIKNSFNPEAQVFMPISDPASSVSSSPSPPFGHSAAVSPTFMPRSTQPLTFTTATFAATKFGSTKMKNSGRSNKVARTSPTNLGLNVNDLLKQKALSSSMHSLYGLGLGSQQQQQQQQQKTSALSPNAKEFIFPNMQGQGSTSSIFPGDSPLNLSPLQYSNAFDMFAAYGGLNEKSFVDGLNFSLNNMQYSNQQFQPVMAN; encoded by the coding sequence ATGCAGCTTGAAATCCAAGTAGCActcaattttattatttcatatttgtacAATAAGCTTCCCAGACGACGTGTCAACATTTTTGGTGAAGAGCTTGAAAGACTTCTTAAGAAGAAGTATGAAGGCCACTGGTATCCAGAAAAGCCATACAAAGGATCAGGGTTTAGATGTATACATATAGGGGAGAAAGTGGACCCAGTCATAGAACAAGCATCCAAAGAGAGTGGTTTGGACATTGATGATGTTCGTGGCAACTTGCCTCAGGATCTTAGTGTTTGGATTGACCCATTTGAGGTTTCATACCAAATCGGTGAAAAGGGACCAGTGAAAGTGCTTTATGTGGATGATAATGAAAATGGATGTGAGTTGGATAAGGAGATCAAGAACAGCTTTAACCCAGAGGCCCAGGTGTTCATGCCAATTAGTGACCCAGCATCTTCAGTGTCTagttctccttctcctccctttggTCACTCTGCTGCTGTGAGCCCAACTTTCATGCCCCGCTCCACTCAGCCTTTAACCTTCACCACTGCCACATTTGCTGCCACCAAGTTTGGCTCGACCAAAATGAAGAATAGCGGCCGTAGCAACAAGGTCGCCCGCACCTCTCCCACCAACCTTGGCTTGAATGTCAATGACCTGTTGAAGCAGAAAGCCCTTTCCTCCTCCATGCACTCTCTCTACGGGCTTGGCTTAggcagtcagcagcagcagcagcaacaacagcagaagACTTCTGCCCTTTCTCCTAACGCAAAGGAGTTCATTTTCCCTAACATGCAGGGTCAAGGTAGTACCAGTAGCATCTTTCCTGGTGACAGCCCCCTTAACCTCAGTCCTCTCCAGTACAGTAATGCCTTTGATATGTTTGCAGCCTATGGAGGTCTAAATGAGAAGTCTTTTGTGGATGGCTTGAATTTTAGTTTAAACAACATGCAGTATTCTAACCAGCAATTCCAGCCAGTTATGGCTAACTAA
- the WFIKKN2 gene encoding WAP, Kazal, immunoglobulin, Kunitz and NTR domain-containing protein 2: MLLVLFSRWMWILLGKSSVLLLLEVSLKGRALPPIRYSHAGICPNDMNPNLWVDAQSTCKRECEADLECETFEKCCPNVCGTKSCVAARYMDVKGKKGPVGMPKEATCDRFMCIQQGSECDIWDGQPVCKCKDRCEKEPSFTCASDGLTYYNKCYMDAEACIKGITLNVVTCRYHLTWPNTSPIPPETTARPTTAYSETTVIDILPPALVNNPVHQSVYVGETVSFLCDVTGRPKPEITWEKQVDGKDKVIMKPNHVRGNVVVTNIAQLVIYNTQLQDAGIYTCTAKNSGGLLRADFPLSVIKGEPTSKEASQNKTHFPTDECLKQPDSEDCGEEQTRWYYDAKKNNCFTFIYGNCNSNLNHFETYENCMLTCMNGPINICNLPALQGHCKAYEPRWAYNSLTKQCQSFIYGGCGGNENNFESREACEEMCPFPKNTHCKACKPRQKLVTSFCKSDFVILGRITELTEDQDSGHALVTVEEILKDEKMGLKFLGKEPLEITLLNMDWSCPCPNMTTVDGQLIIMGDVHNGMAVLQPDSFVGTSSIRRVRKLREVIHKKTCELLKEFLGLH, from the exons ATGTTGTTGGTGCTGTTCTCGCGGTGGATGTGGATCTTGCTGGGGAAGAGCAGTGTCCTCTTGCTTCTGGAGGTCTCCCTGAAAGGGAGAGCCCTACCTCCCATCCGGTACTCCCACGCCGGGATATGCCCCAATGACATGAACCCCAACCTGTGGGTCGACGCGCAGAGCACTTGCAAGAGGGAGTGCGAAGCTGACCTG gagTGCGAGACCTTTGAGAAGTGCTGCCCTAATGTCTGTGGAACAAAGAGTTGCGTGGCGGCTCGGTACATGGAtgtcaaggggaaaaaagggccGGTGGGAATGCCCAAAGAGGCAACCTGTGACCGTTTCATGTGCATCCAGCAAGGCTCAGAGTGCGACATCTGGGACGGGCAACCCGTCTGCAAGTGCAAGGACAGGTGTGAGAAGGAGCCGAGCTTCACCTGTGCCTCCGACGGGCTCACCTACTACAACAAGTGCTACATGGATGCAGAAGCTTGCATCAAAGGCATTACACTGAATGTAGTCACCTGTAGGTACCATCTTACATGGCCAAacaccagccccatcccaccaGAAACAACAGCTCGCCCTACTACTGCCTATTCTGAGACAACGGTCATCGATATCTTGCCGCCTGCTCTAGTGAACAACCCCGTCCATCAGTCAGTCTACGTGGGAGAGACCGTCAGCTTCCTCTGTGATGTTACAGGGAGGCCCAAGCCAGAAATCACGTGGGAGAAGCAGGTTGATGGGAAAGACAAAGTCATTATGAAGCCAAATCACGTCAGAGGGAATGTTGTGGTCACCAACATTGCCCAACTCGTCATCTACAACACCCAGCTCCAAGATGCAGGCATCTACACCTGCACCGCCAAAAACAGCGGTGGCCTTCTCAGGGCTGATTTCCCTTTGTCAGTCATCAAAGGAGAACCCACATCCAAAGAAGcttcccaaaacaaaacacattttccaacCGATGAGTGCCTGAAGCAACCGGACAGTGAAGACTGTGGGGAAGAGCAGACCAGGTGGTACTAtgatgcaaagaaaaacaactgctTTACTTTCATCTATGGGAACTGTAACAGCAACCTCAACCACTTTGAGACCTATGAGAACTGTATGCTAACGTGCATGAACGGCCCAATCAACATTTGCAATCTGCCGGCCCTCCAAGGCCACTGCAAAGCCTACGAGCCCAGATGGGCCTACAACAGCTTGACAAAGCAGTGCCAGTCCTTCATTTATGGCGGGTGTGGAGGCAATGAGAACAACTTTGAGAGCCGGGAGGCCTGCGAAGAGATGTGCCCTTTCCCGAAGAACACACACTGCAAAGCGTGCAAGCCACGCCAGAAGCTGGTGACAAGCTTCTGCAAAAGCGACTTTGTTATCCTGGGCCGTATAACCGAGCTGACCGAAGACCAAGACTCGGGACATGCCCTGGTGACAGTGGAGGAGATtctcaaagatgaaaaaatgggATTAAAATTCCTAGGGAAGGAACCACTAGAAATCACACTTTTGAACATGGACTGGAGCTGCCCATGTCCCAACATGACCACAGTGGATGGCCAGCTCATCATCATGGGAGATGTCCACAACGGTATGGCTGTCCTACAGCCAGACAGCTTTGTGGGGACCTCCAGCATCCGGCGCGTGCGGAAACTCCGCGAAGTCATCCACAAGAAAACCTGTGAGCTTTTGAAAGAGTTCCTAGGATTGCATTAA